Genomic segment of Cytobacillus suaedae:
ATATACAATTATCTAAAAATTAATGTATACTATTACTATACTAACCGGTTGGTATGGAAAACATTGGAATTACCCATCCAACGAAATGACAGCGTTTTCATATTGAGCCAATTCATATCGAGAGGGGTTTAATAAGATGTTAGCAGAAAAGCCACAAAAAGATTGGTCGACTAGTTCTTTACAGGTTGCAACTCCAGGGCATAAGGAAATGTTGAATTATGGATTGGGGTTCTTTGGTGTTATTTTAGTCTGGACATTAGTGGGTACTTTTCTTCCCTACTATTATACAGATGTAGCTGGGGTGTCTGCCGGAGTGGTTGGAACACTTATGCTAGTTGCTCGCCTCTTTGATGGAATCACAGATCTTGGAATGGGTACTTTAGTAGACAGAACGAGGTCTAAGCATGGTAAAGCACGTCCTTGGATTCTCTGGATGGGGATCCCATTAGGTGTATCTACGATTTTACTATTCTCTATGCCGGACATTGGAGATACAGGTAAAATCGTATATGCGTATGTCACTTATATATTGTTAATTTTGGTTTATACAGCTGTATCAATCCCTTTTAAAACATTACTAGGATTAATGACGCAAGAGCCTTACGGAAGATCTGTTTTAAATATTTACACAGGTGTATTTACGATGTTAAGTACCTTAGCCATCATGATCTTAGCTCAACCCGTTGCAAGTGCAATTGGCGGTAAATTAGGCTGGACTATTGTTGCTGCGGCCAGTGGTGTAGTAATAATGATCACAAGTTACATCGCTTTTCGTTCAACGAAGGAACGTGTCAGTGCTTCTGTTGCTATAACAAATGATATTATACCGTTCAAAATTGGGTTGAAGGCTTTATTCACAAATAAATATTGGCTAATTATTACTTTATATTGTGTAATTGCTTATACACTTAATGCACTTTTAGCCGGAGCGGGTCTTTATTATACTACCTATATTCTTGGTAATGCCTCTTATTTTTCACTCGTAGGGTTACTGC
This window contains:
- a CDS encoding MFS transporter → MLAEKPQKDWSTSSLQVATPGHKEMLNYGLGFFGVILVWTLVGTFLPYYYTDVAGVSAGVVGTLMLVARLFDGITDLGMGTLVDRTRSKHGKARPWILWMGIPLGVSTILLFSMPDIGDTGKIVYAYVTYILLILVYTAVSIPFKTLLGLMTQEPYGRSVLNIYTGVFTMLSTLAIMILAQPVASAIGGKLGWTIVAAASGVVIMITSYIAFRSTKERVSASVAITNDIIPFKIGLKALFTNKYWLIITLYCVIAYTLNALLAGAGLYYTTYILGNASYFSLVGLLLFLPTIICFFFMAKLVGKFGKRNIALTVSVIGILGPIVKLTDPSNVTVFLAGTAIQGFGLVPIIMFLYAMINDTAEYGEWKFGIRTEGLVNSAASFGMKVGAGLGGALIGWLLAFGGYVGGLDEQTASATTMILALNIYIPFVLAILQTILMWMYKLDEQYPQILAELKMRR